One Diospyros lotus cultivar Yz01 chromosome 1, ASM1463336v1, whole genome shotgun sequence genomic window carries:
- the LOC127809301 gene encoding uncharacterized protein LOC127809301 gives MKIGQDRQKYYADHRTQDLEFQERDRVFLRISPQRPSMRNRKQGKLSPRFMGPYRIIERVGPLAYRLALPNELAGFHDLFHVSQLRKFIPDPRMEVPEEEVEVSQNLTYIERPVKILDRKEKRLRSKSIPLVKVQWNHHSDREATWKLEEDLKRQFPELFVDVMEE, from the coding sequence ATGAAGATTGGTCAAGATCGCCAAAAGTACTATGCGGATCACCGTACGCAGGATTTGGAGTTTCAAGAAAGGGATAGAGTATTTCTTCGGATCTCACCACAAAGACCATCAATGAGGAATCGAAAGCAAGGGAAGCTTAGTCCGAGGTTTATGGGACCGTACAGGATCATTGAGCGAGTAGgtcctttggcctatcgattggcCTTGCCTAACGAATTAGCTGGATTTCATGACTTGTTCCATGTGTCTCAATTACGGAAGTTCATACCGGATCCAAGAATGGAAGTTCCAGAGGAAGAGGTTGAGGTTAGTCAGAACCTAACCTATATTGAGAGGCCAGTGAAAATCTTAGATCGCAAGGAAAAGAGGTTGagaagcaaatcaattccattaGTTAAAGTTCAGTGGAACCATCACTCTGATCGGGAAGCAACATGGAAGCtagaagaagatttaaagcGCCAATTTCCCGAATTATTTGTTGATGTAATGGAAGAGTAG